The Rhodopirellula halodulae DNA segment CCTACGGCATGACACAGGATCCCGAACTCCGCGAACCCGCGCAGATGTGCTTGAACTACGTCGAAGCAACCCAGCATAAGCAGCGTGGCGGATGGCGATACACTCCCCAGGTCAGCAGCGACACCAGCGTGACAGGCTGGATGATGATGGCTCTTAAGAGCGGCGAACTGTCTGGATTGACCGTGTCACCGAACACCTACGCTGGCATCGACCGCTGGTTGGAATTGGCCAAAGCCAGTCCGACCGAGCGAGACCGTTACCGGTACAACCCATTTGCTCCCAACACACCCGCGCAGGCCCACGGTCGCCGTCCGACTCCGACCATGACTGCCGTCGGCATTCTGATGCGTATGTACTCGGGATGGAGTCGCGAAAACGAGGACATGCAGTCCGCCGCCGCATACATCGCGAAATTCCCACCAAGCGTTGGCACCAGCCGCGCTCCACAACGCGACACCTACTATTGGTACTACGCGACTCAGGTCATGTTCCACATGGGCGGAGAATACTGGGACGAATGGAACCAGTACCTCAATCCGGTGTTGATCGAGAGCCAGATCAAACGCGGCCCCGAAGCGGGAAGCTGGGACCCAGAATTGCCGGTGCCGGATCGTTGGAGCGCTCATGGTGGACGACTGTACGTCACCACAATGAACTTGCTGAATCTCGAAGTCTATTACCGCCACCTGCCGATCTACGAAGAGACCGGCGCGCAGCCGACGCCCTAGTCACGAGACAATTCGCGGTCCGACAATCACACGTGTTGATCGTCAGGACGAGGAGCCTCGATTGCGAGAGCGTCGTTTTTTGCCACCGCCCTGTGATTTACCCGCCTCTTTCGCGGCCGACTTTCGCCCGACGGTGCTGCCCCTTCGCGAAACACTGCCTTCCGCTCGCCCGCGTCGTCGCCGTCCACCGCTTTTCGCGCCACCAGGTTTCGCCGTCCCATCAGCGTTCCGACCGGCTCCCGATCCCGAAGCCCGACGCTGACCACCGGATGCGCCCGAGCGACGATTGCCAGATGATTTCGAAGAGTCGGTGCCTGGATCAGCCAAAGGACGAGCCTGACATCCAGGCAAACCTTTCATCACCGGGATGTCTCGTTTAATGTGACGCTGGATCGCCAGGAACAACTTGGTTTCGTGGCCGGCACAGAACATCACCGTTTGTCCTTCGCGGCCCGCTCGCCCGGTTCGGCCGATGCGGTGCACGTAGGCTTCCGGTGTGTTGGGCGTGTCGTAATTGATGACCGTTTGAATGCCATCAATGTCAATTCCTCGCGCGGCGACGTCGGTTGCGACCAAGACATCGAGTTCTTCGTTCTTGAACTTGTTCAAGGTACGGACTCGGTTGGCCTGAGTTTTATTGCCGTGGATCGCCGCGGCCTTCAGCCCCGCTTTGACCAATCGGCGAGCCACCGCGTCGGCCCCGTGTTTGGTGCGAGTGAACACCAAGGTGGAACCGGTCGCTTGGCTATGAAAGTACTCTTTCAACAACGATGGCTTGTCTGCCTGTGCCACAAAACAAACGGCTTGATCAATGCGTTCAACCGTCGGCTTTTGCGGTGCGATCCGTATCGTCACCGGTTCCACCAGGATCTCATCCGCCAACTTGCGAATGGGACCGGGCATCGTGGCTGAGAACAGCAGGTTTTGTCGCTCGGATGGCAACAACTTCAGGATGCGTTTGACATCGGGAAGGAATCCCATGTCCAGCATGTGGTCGGCCTCATCCAGCACCAGAATCTCGACGTCTTTCAAATCGACGAAACCCTGGCTGACCAAATCCAACAAACGCCCCGGAGTCGCCACCAACGTGTCCACGCCGGACTGCAATTCACGGACTTGCGGGTTTTGGTTGACCCCGCCAAAGATCACGGTGCTACGGAGTTTTGTTTTCTTTCCGTAGATGCGAAAGTTCGATTCAATTTGCGCCGACAATTCGCGAGTCGGTGACAACACGAGGGCGCGGATCGGCCGTCGACCGGGGCGTTTGCGTCCCCGAGGTTGCGATCGGTTTTCTTGGTCGTCTTCCCACAGCAATTGCAATATTGGCAATGCGAACGCTGCCGTCTTTCCCGTGCCGGTCTGTGCGGCACCGAGAACGTCATAACCGTCCAGGATTTCGGGGATCGACTGAGCTTGAATGGGGGTGGGAGTCTTGTAGCCGGCCTTTTCCAGGCCATCCAACAACGGGGCGGCAAGCCCCAAATCTTCAAAGGTTTTCAAAACAGGGTCCAAAGTTGGAAACGAATCACGCTC contains these protein-coding regions:
- a CDS encoding DEAD/DEAH box helicase gives rise to the protein MDPVLKTFEDLGLAAPLLDGLEKAGYKTPTPIQAQSIPEILDGYDVLGAAQTGTGKTAAFALPILQLLWEDDQENRSQPRGRKRPGRRPIRALVLSPTRELSAQIESNFRIYGKKTKLRSTVIFGGVNQNPQVRELQSGVDTLVATPGRLLDLVSQGFVDLKDVEILVLDEADHMLDMGFLPDVKRILKLLPSERQNLLFSATMPGPIRKLADEILVEPVTIRIAPQKPTVERIDQAVCFVAQADKPSLLKEYFHSQATGSTLVFTRTKHGADAVARRLVKAGLKAAAIHGNKTQANRVRTLNKFKNEELDVLVATDVAARGIDIDGIQTVINYDTPNTPEAYVHRIGRTGRAGREGQTVMFCAGHETKLFLAIQRHIKRDIPVMKGLPGCQARPLADPGTDSSKSSGNRRSGASGGQRRASGSGAGRNADGTAKPGGAKSGGRRRRGRAEGSVSRRGSTVGRKSAAKEAGKSQGGGKKRRSRNRGSSS